A region of the Arachis hypogaea cultivar Tifrunner chromosome 15, arahy.Tifrunner.gnm2.J5K5, whole genome shotgun sequence genome:
GTATAAATTACAAATAGAAAAGAGAATCCGTTGATAATTTcgtcgaaaaaattaattttttttccgtgGGAAATAGTTACAGACGAATtctccgtctgtaatttaaaattttccttcaaaaatattgaattaaagGTAAATGAAACGCGAGCTTCTTGCAAATGAAAGCTTCTTCTCCTCTCCCTAGCACGAGCTACTTCTCTCCATGGCTGCTACTTCTGCTTCTTCCGCCGCTGCCCCTGCCGCCGTTGCGTCGCacaatctctctctctcatcccttGCATCGCACGAGATCCCTCCGACGCCGCTCTCGTCGCATCTACTCCTATGGTCGCAGAGCTCTCTCTGTCGCTACTCTCATCGCATCTGCTCCCTCTAGCGCCTCTTCCATCTAATCTCAACTCGCTCTCTCGGTTCTTCTTGTAACCATCTCAAATTTCAGGTATATATATCCTGATTTTATGATTCTGTTCTTCGTGATGAATCTTAGGGCTCAATTTTTCTGTGCAAGTTTTAGGTTTATCATACTCTGCTTTTGTGCTTTTGTACCCGACGATATCCCCTCCAAGTCTCTTCGCATTTCGTTGTGATTGTTTTCTGTTTGTTCGGTTCTGATTTGGAATCGTTAAATTGGAGAATTTTGTGAAGGTTCAAATATGGAGCAACTTCTTGAGAAGGTAGTTGTAGATAGGAATGTGTGTTTTTCCTAGTTGTTGCAGATAATGTCTGTGCAGTCAAGGAGTGACAGCGTTAACACTTCTCTTTTTGACAAAAGGGAACACATAGAGAAGATGCATCGTACTTGCAATCTTCTCCGTAAAGTTCAGGTATTAGAGCTATTAGATGTGTCCTTTCTGGTTTCACATTGTTCTTCACATATTTTTCATCCTTGTTGAAGAATAGTTCATATATGATATACCTGATAAACTTAACAAGTGCATCCATGTTTTTATTCTGTTTGCTCACTTTGGGTTATCTGTATTTTCTCTTAGAATTGCTTGCAAACATACATTAATTTAATTGCTATACCTTTCTTCGTAgggctttattatttttttgtaaaattttcccCATTTTCAGAAAAAGAAGATAATTTTCTTAGAAATCTAGTGATTTCTGTATTTCCTGCAGTTTTTCTATTTTAGACTTCCTACCTACTATCCACTTTTAGTTTCCTTCTAAACTTCTTTGTTTTAAGAAAAGCTTACTAGTTAATGGTGTTTATGTTTGTGCTTCTTCAATTTTTACATTTTGCTGAGTTGTTTAGCAAACTTATCTCCAGGGAACTAATTTGTATTCATTTTTTCCCCTTTCTGAAGAGATGTTTCACTTTTATTGGATCAAGGATTCAAGACACAGACgcactacttttttttttttattttttggtttttgttaCTGTTTGGTTGCTGAGAAATCATAGGAAATTAAATTCTACATTTTTTTATAAGTCtcactttttagttttttttttttttggtgactactcACTTTTTAGTTTGATTGGTTAAATTAGCTTGACACTTTTCTTTTAACAATGTTTTCTTTTAACAATGTTGATACTTCTCATTCCTTGATTTTCATTACTATGGTGCCCTTGCATGAAAGGGTATGTAGTTAGTCTTTATCTTTCCTTTTGTACAATagaaagaaatcaagaaaatAAACTTACATATTTATTGGAATGCTTTTGtgtatttgttttttattattttgttattttgtacaAAATTGGTAATTGCTGGAACTTTATGAAGTTGACATGCTAAATATTCACTGATATAGAATAATAAACGTAGGTCCCTCCGGTGGGGTTATTTCCCAACTGTCTTGTGCAACAAAAAGTTCTTCATCCATTCCGGAAGCAGGTGAAGTAACTTTCTTTTTCCTTGTTCATTTTCCTTGTTTTGTCTGTTTAGCTTCTCTGAAATTTAGGTCTTATTCTTATTACTGCAGTAGGTTGGTGGAACTATTTTGTCTGCAAAACTTGCAAAAGAAAGAGGATGGGCCATTAATGTAGGAGGAGGATTTCATCACTTGAATTTATTGTTAGCTGTGTAAATCATAGTAGACATACATTCTAAGCAGATATTTGATATGTGTGGTATTTGACTTGTAGTTTGAATGTCACTTGACTCCCATGGCCATATGCATTGACCAATTTTAGaccttaattttaaaataaatgttacCTTTTTTTTGGGCCCTAAATGAATCATTGGTTGACCTATTGGATAATTTTGAGGATTTTaaagtttggatttttttttgttattgtgaaTGTGAATAACAGAAGTGGAGCAAGGGAAAGCAAAAGGAGAAGGTGAACAACCAGGTGCTGTTTGATCAGGGTACTTATGACAAGCTCCTCTCTAAAGCTCCCAAATTCAAGCTCATCACTCCTTCTATTCTCTCTGACTGTTTGAGGGTACCCCTCTTTCTCTTACTCTCCCAAGCATTAAATATATTGTTCATGTTGATGGTGTGTGTTCTGTTGTTCTGTAGTATAAGCAGTGGTGAAGGTTGCTATCTTGTTTAAAGATTCTTTGAATTTGTGTATTATTCTATTGACATTCTAAGTTAGTAATGCCTATATGTTCCTGCTTGTCCTTGCCCTATTTGGGGCTAATCCTAAAAAGCTTTTTGTGTGCAGAAAAACCCATCTATCATATGCTTATGTTGCCCAAGAGAGTGGACAGCAAATGGGCCCATAGATAAGAACTAGGAAAAGACAGCCTTATACAGTTACACCAAATAAAAAAACGTAGCATCatcaactgaaaaaaaaacgtaGCATGTTTTAGGGTTTTATGGAATAAACAATCTAAAGTCCTACTGAAGATAGTAGGGGATAGTCGAGTGAGAAAAAAAATGGAGACATCTCAGAGATATGGAGGAGATTTCAAAGCTCTAAGAATCCATGCGAAGGAGAAAGTCCCAATCGACTTGAACACTTTCTTCTAGGTAACAGTGTTGTTTTGGCCATCAAATGCTATGCTGTAATTGAAGAAATATTTCTCCTTATAGTTGGGGTTTGTGTACGTGGCACTGTTCTGGCAGGTTCATGGAGAGCTTGATACCAGAGTCGGGCAAGCCAGTTCTCTGAGTGCCCAAATTAGACATTTCTACCCCTCGGTCAGTTCCGTTTTACTCCCAAGCCCTAATcgtattttcaaattaaattaattaattcttgtTATATGATACTGTAATGTAGTTATCAGCAACACTTGGTGTTGGATTGCGCTATGATAAGCATGAGAAGATACGCTACACTGTGCGTGCAAAGAAGACATTCCCTGTCACCGTTGATAAGCTCTTTACTTTAAAATTAATGGGACTTGATCCGTCTTGTGCTTTCATCATGCATGCGTACgaaagtgttcatgaagttttcttaACTGATTGATTTGCTTGTGATGATATTTGATTTTGGCACAGGAGGGTCTTGTGGAGATAAGGGAAGATTATATAGAAGATTCTCACAAAGGGGAAACGAAATCAAGTATGTtcatggctttttctgctttacAAGGTCTAAGATTATTTTTAGATGAGACAGACTTGCAATACTACTAAAACTCTTAAATTTGGAGCCATGGTGCAAAGGTCAGTAGTTAACGTTCGAAGTTTTGGTTGTAAAATCAACTTCTTGCCAAATTCAAGCTAACCTTACCTACTACACATTCATACTGACCCTTCTCTAGAGTCAGATAACATGAAAGCAAAACTTATATTTTGAGTCTCTTTATCTTGATCTGTGGACTGATTTTTGCATCCATTGTTAATTTAAGAAAAGATTCATGAAGTCATCTAACTTGAACCATTCTACCATTGAAGAGAGTAGCACAAGTAATATgcttatgtatattttttttctagcATCTTTTATTGATGTATTGGCTCCGGCAGAACTTGAAGGAATTTTCATGAGCCACCCTTCTATTGAAGATGCAGCTGTTGTCCCGTaagtatacatatataattatatgtatCTTTGAAATTAATTAAGCTAGCTATTAGCTAATAACAATTATTGAGtaataataagtaattaaatgGTTTGTTGCACACACATGCATATATAGGCAAAAAGATGATGTAGCTGGTGAAGTTCCAGTTGCTTTTGTGGTGAGGTCATCAAATGATCCTATTTGATCATATTACTGAAGA
Encoded here:
- the LOC112750442 gene encoding uncharacterized protein isoform X1, producing MSVQSRSDSVNTSLFDKREHIEKMHRTCNLLRKVQVPPVGLFPNCLVQQKVLHPFRKQVGGTILSAKLAKERGWAINKWSKGKQKEKVNNQVLFDQGTYDKLLSKAPKFKLITPSILSDCLRKNPSIICLCCPREWTANGPIDKN
- the LOC112750442 gene encoding small ribosomal subunit protein eS25x isoform X2 — protein: MSVQSRSDSVNTSLFDKREHIEKMHRTCNLLRKVQVPPVGLFPNCLVQQKVLHPFRKQKWSKGKQKEKVNNQVLFDQGTYDKLLSKAPKFKLITPSILSDCLRKNPSIICLCCPREWTANGPIDKN
- the LOC112750442 gene encoding small ribosomal subunit protein eS25x isoform X3, translated to MHRTCNLLRKVQVPPVGLFPNCLVQQKVLHPFRKQVGGTILSAKLAKERGWAINKWSKGKQKEKVNNQVLFDQGTYDKLLSKAPKFKLITPSILSDCLRKNPSIICLCCPREWTANGPIDKN